Genomic segment of Bacteroidota bacterium:
GCAAATTTTAAAAAAGGAAAATGACCTGCGAATCATAAATTTGTAACATGTCTGAACATTCCGAATCATTTATTGCCAAAAGCACAGTGAAATCCGGCGACAGGGAACATCGCCGAAAAATCAATTTTAATATTGGTAAATACAATACTGTAGTTGTACAGGGCAAAAAACAGTTCAGCAATATTAACCTGGCAAGAGAAAGGGCAAAGAACCTGAAATGGAAGGCAATTGAAACTCTTGATAAGCAATTGGAGAATTTTGAAGCTGCCATTACCAAACGTGGTGCAAAAGTATTATGGGCCGAGGATGCCCAGCAAGCCTTGGATATTATTGGTAAGATCTGTACAGATAAAAATTGCAAGATATTGGTGAAGAGTAAGAGTATGGTGACGGAAGAAATTCACCTGAATAAATTCATGGAAGAAAGAGGTATTGAAAGTGTGGAAACAGACCTGGGAGAATACATTCAGCAGCTGGATGGCGAACCTCCTTATCATATTGTAACACCAGCTATGCATAAAAGCAAGGAAGATGTTGCAAAGCTTTTTGCTGAGAAACTCGGAACTGATCCAAATCTTACGCCTGAACAATTGACACTGGTAGCAAGGCAAAAATTGAGAGAGAAATATGCGCAGGCTGAAGTAGGAGTTACCGGTGCTAATTTTCTTATCGGTGATATTGGCGCCATTGCTATTACAGAAAACGAAGGCAACGCAAGACTGAGTTGCTCCATGCCGAAAACTCATATTGTTGTTGCCGGTATTGAGAAAATGATTCCTTCGCTAAATGACCTTGCCCTATTCTGGCCTTTGCTTGCAACATTCGGAACGGGTCAACAGATCACTTCATATAATACAATTGTAACCGGCCCCAGGCAGGAAGGCGAAGTAGATGGCCCTGAAGAAATGTATGTGATCCTGCTTGATAATGGTCGCACAAGTATTCTTGCCGATGCAAAGCAACGTGAAAGTTTATACTGCATCCGTTGCGGTGCTTGTTTAAATGCCTGTCCTGTTTATAAAAATATCGGCGGGCATAGTTATGAAACAGCGTATAGTGGCCCGATCGGTTCTGTTATAACCCCGCACTTAAAGCCATTGGGCGAATGGAAACATCTCAGTTATGCCTCATCCCTTTGTGGTAATTGCACAGAAGTATGTGCTGTAAAAATTAACCTGCATGAATTGCTGCTGGAAAACCGGCATGAAGCCGTAGAAGAAGGACATAGTGTATTCGCAGAAAGAGTTGCCTGGAAAATGTGGAAGCAGGCCATGCTGCGCAGAAGCCTGATGAATATTGCAAACGGCAGCACCAAAAGCTGGGTGATAAACAAAATAGGAAAAGCATGGACAGAACACAGGAGCAACCTTGAGTTTCCTAAAAAATCATTCAACCAACAGTGGAAAGAGAAATACGGGGACAGATAAGCTGTTATTACAAATACATTCTAAAGTCTATTCATTTAATTTATTATTTCAAGAATGGCTTCGCAGGTTCAATACTATAATCAATTTGGTGAGTTATATGAAGAAAGTATTCTTGGTTGTCCCGAGCCTGAATATTGGACAACGGATTATTCAGAGAAAGGGAGAATTTACATTGAGATGAAAAAACGCATAGACCAACAAAAAGAACTGATAGCAGAATATTTTACGAACAAGTTTACTGTGTTAGATATTGGCTGTGGTTTTGGTAGGCAAGCAGTGTTACTTGCAAAAATGGGATTTAAAGTAACCGGCACTGATACTAGCGATGTCTTCATTCAAATAGCCAGCAAACTTTTTGAAAAGAATAATTACAAAGGAGAATTCCTTTGTACAGATATAATTAGCGGGGGGGGAGGCACAATCAAATACTTTTGCTAGATGTAGCGGAGCATATTAAACCTTCAAAGAGAAAACTATTCTTTAAAAAAATTGCTGATTTATCAAATTCAGGTTCGGTTTTAATTGTTTCCCTTCCTCATGTAAAAAACAGACCAACTTCCATAATAAATAATCGCATTAGACGGTCAATCACACAACACCTGCCCTATTTTTTGAAAAGAGAAGAACATCCTTATCCAATTCCCAAAAAGTGGGACATACTCAACATGACTGTTCGAAACTTTTCTTTGCTTAAATTTATCGAGTCTGCGG
This window contains:
- a CDS encoding iron-sulfur cluster-binding protein, with the protein product MSEHSESFIAKSTVKSGDREHRRKINFNIGKYNTVVVQGKKQFSNINLARERAKNLKWKAIETLDKQLENFEAAITKRGAKVLWAEDAQQALDIIGKICTDKNCKILVKSKSMVTEEIHLNKFMEERGIESVETDLGEYIQQLDGEPPYHIVTPAMHKSKEDVAKLFAEKLGTDPNLTPEQLTLVARQKLREKYAQAEVGVTGANFLIGDIGAIAITENEGNARLSCSMPKTHIVVAGIEKMIPSLNDLALFWPLLATFGTGQQITSYNTIVTGPRQEGEVDGPEEMYVILLDNGRTSILADAKQRESLYCIRCGACLNACPVYKNIGGHSYETAYSGPIGSVITPHLKPLGEWKHLSYASSLCGNCTEVCAVKINLHELLLENRHEAVEEGHSVFAERVAWKMWKQAMLRRSLMNIANGSTKSWVINKIGKAWTEHRSNLEFPKKSFNQQWKEKYGDR
- a CDS encoding class I SAM-dependent methyltransferase codes for the protein MASQVQYYNQFGELYEESILGCPEPEYWTTDYSEKGRIYIEMKKRIDQQKELIAEYFTNKFTVLDIGCGFGRQAVLLAKMGFKVTGTDTSDVFIQIASKLFEKNNYKGEFLCTDIISGGGGTIKYFC